From the genome of Triticum aestivum cultivar Chinese Spring chromosome 3B, IWGSC CS RefSeq v2.1, whole genome shotgun sequence, one region includes:
- the LOC123071053 gene encoding probable nucleoredoxin 2 isoform X2: MEEADGSGGGIRSVLPLGSLISPSGNEVELPELDGKIIGLYFAANWYPKCEAFTPALAAAYEQLRARGAGFEVVFVSCDEDRPSFERFHRAMPWPAVPFGDLRCKKSLSDMFQVEGIPRLVVLAPGGAEVVCSDAVELVHRYGDPAFPFTPARVAELEADERSKFASQTLEKLFSVGHVNGGDEQLLASPWLRAAGPHLEPGREDGGALLLGAQVRAVRQVHREAGRHIRQSEGQVGGVRGGVHPHGQGGGWVRAVARRHAVAGAALRRRRRAVAGAGQVLRRAGDPDAGGDRARRQDGDEGREEPGEPLLRHGVPVHGGAGEAAAGAGGRGGQGVRAVAAPRRAPARAERRVGEVGRRAVRLL, translated from the exons ATGGAAGAAGCAGATGGGAGTGGAGGAGGCATCCGCTCCGTGCTGCCTCTCGGCTCGCTCATCTCTCCGTCCGGGAACGAG GTGGAGCTCCCGGAGCTAGACGGCAAGATCATCGGCCTATACTTCGCCGCCAACTGGTACCCCAAGTGCGAGGCCTTCACCCCGGCGCTGGCCGCCGCGTACGAGCAGCTCAGGGCgcgcggcgccggcttcgaggtcGTCTTCGTGTCGTGCGACGAGGACCGGCCTTCCTTCGAGCGGTTCCACCGCGCCATGCCGTGGCCCGCCGTGCCCTTCGGCGACCTCCGCTGCAAGAAGAGCCTCAGCGACATGTTCCAGGTCGAGGGCATCCCGCGCCTGGTGGTGCTCGCCCCGGGCGGCGCCGAGGTCGTCTGCTCCGACGCCGTCGAGCTCGTGCACCGCTACGGTGACCCGGCGTTCCCGTTCACCCCGGCCAGGGTGGCGGAGCTGGAGGCCGACGAGCGGAGCAAGTTCGCCTCCCAGACGCTGGAGAAGCTCTTCTCCGTCGGCCACGTCAACGGCGGCGACGAACAG CTGCTGGCCTCACCGTGGCTAAGGGCTGCAGGTCCCCATCTCGAGCCTGGTCGGGAAGACGGTGGGGCTCTACTTCTCGGCGCACAGGTGCGAGCCGTGCGTCAAGTTCACCGCGAGGCTGGCCGCCATATACGGCAATCTGAAGGGCAAGTCGGCGGAGTTCGAGGTGGTGTACATCCCCATGGACAAGGAGGAGGATGGGTACGAGCGGTCGCGCGGCGACATGCCGTGGCTGGCGCTGCCCTACGACGGCGAAGGCGTGCCGTCGCGGGCGCTGGCCAGGTACTTCGACGTGCGGGAGATCCCGACGCTGGTGGTGATCGGGCCCGACGGCAAGACGGTGACGAGGGACGGGAGGAACCTGGTGAACCTCTACTTCGACATGGCGTTCCCGTTCACGGAGGAGCAGGTGAGGCGGCAGCAGGAGCTGGAGGACGAGGCGGCCAAGGGGTACGCGCCGTCGCTGCGCCACGCCGGGCACCGGCACGAGCTGAGCGTCGTGTCGGAGAAGTCGGGCGGAGGGCCGTACGTCTGCTGTGA
- the LOC123071054 gene encoding protein translation factor SUI1 homolog, which produces MSDLDVQVPTAFDPFAEANAEDSGAGAGSKNYVHVRVQQRNGRKSLTTVQGLKKDYSYNKILKDLKKEFCCNGTVVQDPELGQVIQLQGDQRKNVATFLVQAGLAKKESIKIHGF; this is translated from the exons ATGTCTGATCTCGACGTCCAGGTTCCAACTGCTTTTG ATCCGTTTGCTGAGGCAAATGCTGAGGACTCCGGCGCTGGTGCTGGATCAAAGAACTATGTGCATGTGCGTGTCCAGCAGCGCAACGGAAGAAAGAGTCTGACAACTGTTCAGGGCTTGAAGAAAGACTACAGCTATAACAAGATTCTCAAGGATCTCAAAAAGGAATTCTGCTGTAATGGTACTGTAGTCCAGGATCCAGAACTAGGCCAG GTCATCCAACTCCAAGGTGATCAGCGTAAGAATGTTGCTACTTTCCTAGTTCAG GCTGGACTTGCAAAGAAAGAGAGCATCAAGATTCACGGATTTTAG
- the LOC123071053 gene encoding probable nucleoredoxin 2 isoform X1 has product MEEADGSGGGIRSVLPLGSLISPSGNEVELPELDGKIIGLYFAANWYPKCEAFTPALAAAYEQLRARGAGFEVVFVSCDEDRPSFERFHRAMPWPAVPFGDLRCKKSLSDMFQVEGIPRLVVLAPGGAEVVCSDAVELVHRYGDPAFPFTPARVAELEADERSKFASQTLEKLFSVGHVNGGDEQVPISSLVGKTVGLYFSAHRCEPCVKFTARLAAIYGNLKGKSAEFEVVYIPMDKEEDGYERSRGDMPWLALPYDGEGVPSRALARYFDVREIPTLVVIGPDGKTVTRDGRNLVNLYFDMAFPFTEEQVRRQQELEDEAAKGYAPSLRHAGHRHELSVVSEKSGGGPYVCCECDEQGFGWAYQCIACGYEIHLRCGRDVEDGGAVGAGQ; this is encoded by the exons ATGGAAGAAGCAGATGGGAGTGGAGGAGGCATCCGCTCCGTGCTGCCTCTCGGCTCGCTCATCTCTCCGTCCGGGAACGAG GTGGAGCTCCCGGAGCTAGACGGCAAGATCATCGGCCTATACTTCGCCGCCAACTGGTACCCCAAGTGCGAGGCCTTCACCCCGGCGCTGGCCGCCGCGTACGAGCAGCTCAGGGCgcgcggcgccggcttcgaggtcGTCTTCGTGTCGTGCGACGAGGACCGGCCTTCCTTCGAGCGGTTCCACCGCGCCATGCCGTGGCCCGCCGTGCCCTTCGGCGACCTCCGCTGCAAGAAGAGCCTCAGCGACATGTTCCAGGTCGAGGGCATCCCGCGCCTGGTGGTGCTCGCCCCGGGCGGCGCCGAGGTCGTCTGCTCCGACGCCGTCGAGCTCGTGCACCGCTACGGTGACCCGGCGTTCCCGTTCACCCCGGCCAGGGTGGCGGAGCTGGAGGCCGACGAGCGGAGCAAGTTCGCCTCCCAGACGCTGGAGAAGCTCTTCTCCGTCGGCCACGTCAACGGCGGCGACGAACAG GTCCCCATCTCGAGCCTGGTCGGGAAGACGGTGGGGCTCTACTTCTCGGCGCACAGGTGCGAGCCGTGCGTCAAGTTCACCGCGAGGCTGGCCGCCATATACGGCAATCTGAAGGGCAAGTCGGCGGAGTTCGAGGTGGTGTACATCCCCATGGACAAGGAGGAGGATGGGTACGAGCGGTCGCGCGGCGACATGCCGTGGCTGGCGCTGCCCTACGACGGCGAAGGCGTGCCGTCGCGGGCGCTGGCCAGGTACTTCGACGTGCGGGAGATCCCGACGCTGGTGGTGATCGGGCCCGACGGCAAGACGGTGACGAGGGACGGGAGGAACCTGGTGAACCTCTACTTCGACATGGCGTTCCCGTTCACGGAGGAGCAGGTGAGGCGGCAGCAGGAGCTGGAGGACGAGGCGGCCAAGGGGTACGCGCCGTCGCTGCGCCACGCCGGGCACCGGCACGAGCTGAGCGTCGTGTCGGAGAAGTCGGGCGGAGGGCCGTACGTCTGCTGTGAGTGCGACGAGCAGGGGTTCGGCTGGGCGTACCAGTGCATCGCCTGCGGCTACGAGATACACCTCCGGTGCGGCCGGGACGTGGAAGACGGCGGCGCCGTGGGAGCTGGTCAGTAG